The Pseudanabaena yagii GIHE-NHR1 genome segment AATTTCAGGTATCCAGATTTTCGACTCAGTTAACGGCATTTCTACATAATGTCCCGATCGCAGTGTAAATACACGCAACTGATTGGTATAGCGACTAAACACCAAATAATAGGGAATCCGCAAAATCTGCTCATAAACTTTCCACTTAGAGGGTGGCTTTTCGACTTGGGAATTAGCCCCATTGCGATCGCTGATTTCCAGTTCCCCTAAATCTTCTTTTTCGGTACTTGGTGATAAGAGTTCTACGACAATGCTAGGACTGACTCCCTCTTGCCAAATCACATAACTCAAGCGCAAATCATGACCATCATAAAGTCTTGGCACACCCAAAACGGCAAACCAGTCAGGGCGCTTATGCCAATTTTGATGATGGACATCGTAGTAGAGATTGAGATCGCTAGCCGTAAACACAATATCTTCAGGATAGTTGGCTGGGCGAAAAGTCAATCCTAATAGTTCGGGCTGAAAGTCATGAAATTGATCGGGCAAACCAGACTCCTCTGGATCTTCACTAGGCAAATCGTACATTGTCGGTAGGGTTTCC includes the following:
- a CDS encoding Uma2 family endonuclease, whose amino-acid sequence is MFRLKYPAEQSDPPLSPRETLPTMYDLPSEDPEESGLPDQFHDFQPELLGLTFRPANYPEDIVFTASDLNLYYDVHHQNWHKRPDWFAVLGVPRLYDGHDLRLSYVIWQEGVSPSIVVELLSPSTEKEDLGELEISDRNGANSQVEKPPSKWKVYEQILRIPYYLVFSRYTNQLRVFTLRSGHYVEMPLTESKIWIPEIELGLGIWEGEYRGIDRLWLRWYDSEGNWIPTDAESLEIAKQEIASVEQRAESAEQRAESAEQRAESAEQRAEYLLQRLRELGIEP